In one window of Gossypium arboreum isolate Shixiya-1 chromosome 4, ASM2569848v2, whole genome shotgun sequence DNA:
- the LOC108459590 gene encoding probable xyloglucan endotransglucosylase/hydrolase protein 32 — MALFLSLLLILLFPSANAGFPPSPGYWPSYKFRPMSFHKGFKNLWGPSHQSVNHNALTIWLDKTSGSGFKSVRPFRSGYFSASIKVQPGYTAGVITAFYLSNNEAHPGFHDEVDIEFLGTTFGKPYTLQTNVYVRGSGDGKIIGREMKFHLWFDPTQDFHHYAILWTPKEIIFLVDDVPIRRYPRKSAATFPLRPMWVYGSIWDASSWATEDGKYKADYKYQPFVAKYTNFKASGCSAYAPAWCHPVSASPFRSGGLTRQQRRAMRWVQRYHMVYNYCRDPKRNHALTPECRS; from the exons ATGGCTCTCTTTCTCTCACTTCTTCTCATTCTTTTGTTTCCTTCAGCCAATGCGGGCTTTCCACCTTCTCCTGGTTACTGGCCAAGCTATAAATTTAGGCCTATGAGCTTTCACAAAGGCTTTAAAAATCTCTGGGGTCCTTCCCATCAAAGTGTTAACCACAATGCATTAACCATCTGGCTTGACAAAACTTCAG GAAGTGGATTCAAATCAGTTCGTCCATTTCGATCCGGTTACTTCAGTGCCTCGATTAAGGTCCAACCCGGTTACACTGCGGGCGTTATAACAGCATTCTAT CTATCAAACAATGAAGCTCATCCAGGGTTCCATGATGAAGTGGACATAGAGTTCCTCGGAACAACATTTGGGAAGCCTTATACTTTACAAACCAATGTTTATGTAAGAGGGAGTGGGGATGGGAAAATCATTGGAAGGGAAATGAAGTTTCATCTTTGGTTTGATCCAACACAAGACTTTCATCACTATGCCATTCTTTGGACTCCTAAGGAGATCAT ATTCCTAGTGGATGATGTGCCTATAAGGAGGTATCCAAGGAAGAGTGCTGCAACATTTCCTCTAAGGCCAATGTGGGTGTATGGTTCAATATGGGATGCTTCATCATGGGCAACTGAAGATGGAAAGTACAAAGCTGAttacaaataccaaccatttgTAGCAAAGTACACCAATTTCAAAGCAAGTGGTTGCTCTGCCTATGCTCCAGCTTGGTGCCACCCGGTCTCTGCCTCTCCTTTCCGGTCGGGCGGGTTAACAAGGCAACAACGCAGAGCAATGAGATGGGTTCAAAGATACCACATGGTTTATAACTACTGCAGGGACCCCAAGAGGAACCATGCCTTAACCCCGGAGTGTCGGAGCTAG
- the LOC108459461 gene encoding uncharacterized protein LOC108459461 codes for MVCIACLLPLFLVPIVNILPLLFDFIMGKIYRLLGWEYRKPERAPPACPYKPAAKLENNSKVTPETEPGAPESSSKPVGMTNGKQD; via the exons ATG gTTTGTATAGCTTGCCTGTTGCCGCTCTTCCTCGTCCCGATCGTCAACATTTTGCCTCTTCTTTTCGATTTCATcatg GGTAAAATTTACAGGCTTCTTGGGTGGGAATACCGTAAACCGGAGAGAGCACCGCCGGCGTGTCCGTATAAACCGGCTGCCAAACTGGAAAACAATAGTAAA GTGACCCCAGAAACAGAACCAGGTGCACCAGAGTCTAGTTCGAAACCCGTCGGTATGACCAATGGCAAGCAGGATTGA